A single region of the Punica granatum isolate Tunisia-2019 unplaced genomic scaffold, ASM765513v2 Contig00420, whole genome shotgun sequence genome encodes:
- the LOC116190319 gene encoding pentatricopeptide repeat-containing protein At1g63080, mitochondrial-like: protein MWRRRSFHGPAALRFQAGSYHQVVAPLLRNHTQVCNFASAAGAVKHEIERPRTLDEAQNCFHSMTLMQPPPHVFEFCRLLGAVVRMRHYSSAIGLIERMDVLGLACHISVWNIFINCLCHLKEVDLGFSALAKLIKLGLRPDSVTLNTLVNGLCSKGVISKAVMLADEMSSIGFEPDSFTCATIIKGLVRTGKTDLAVGLMGKWEKVSGRLNAFAYNTAIDGLCKQGRVIEAFSLLNRMVQRGIQPDVVTYNTLIRAQCNMGQWHEVHRLFQEMVQRGILPNVITFSILVDAFCKEGELSEAERVFEMMAQKGVESDVVTYNSIIDGYCLHNRVDDAAKLFGLMLERNYAANVVTYNALINGYCKSKQIHKAWLLYQEMLGKGLIPDVATHTTLIGGFCLVGNFHAAALLFDKMHAYGQPPNVQSYATMLDGLCKAKQVDKAIAVFQQMENHQLEPSIVIYNILINGLCNAGKLEPARELFKGLSAKKVEPGVVTFNTLINGLCNEGHISEAFTLFNEMEGRGCVPNSGTYNVLVRGFLRNGDKLSVEQLLREMNQKGLAADASTAELLLDLLSNDASILKLVHNI, encoded by the coding sequence ATGTGGAGGCGTCGGAGCTTCCATGGCCCTGCGGCTCTTCGATTTCAAGCCGGTAGTTATCATCAAGTTGTCGCTCCTCTGCTTCGCAATCACACTCAGGTATGCAATTTCGCATCTGCTGCCGGAGCTGTCAAGCACGAAATTGAGAGGCCGAGAACCCTCGATGAGGCCCAGAATTGCTTCCATAGCATGACTCTCATGCAGCCTCCGCCTCATGTTTTTGAGTTCTGCCGTCTCTTGGGAGCGGTTGTCAGGATGAGACACTACTCCTCTGCGATTGGTTTGATCGAACGCATGGATGTGTTAGGGCTCGCCTGCCATATCTCTGTCTGGAATATCTTTATAAATTGCCTCTGCCATCTCAAGGAAGTGGATCTCGGTTTCTCTGCTTTGGCTAAACTGATCAAGCTTGGGCTTCGACCGGACTCCGTCACCCTAAATACTCTGGTCAATGGGCTTTGTTCCAAGGGTGTGATTTCTAAAGCAGTGATGCTTGCCGATGAGATGTCGAGCATTGGGTTCGAGCCCGACTCATTCACTTGCGCAACAATTATAAAGGGTTTGGTGAGGACTGGCAAGACCGACCTTGCCGTCGGATTGATGGGCAAGTGGGAGAAAGTGAGCGGCAGGCTGAATGCATTTGCTTATAACACAGCCATTGATGGCTTATGCAAGCAGGGACGAGTGATAGAGGCTTTCAGCCTCTTAAACAGGATGGTCCAAAGAGGCATTCAACCAGATGTCGTTACTTATAACACTCTGATTCGGGCTCAGTGCAACATGGGGCAATGGCATGAGGTCCATAGACTGTTTCAGGAGATGGTGCAGAGGGGAATACTTCCGAACGTAATTACATTCAGTATTTTGGTGGATGCATTCTGTAAAGAAGGGGAACTTTCGGAAGCAGAACGCGTCTTCGAAATGATGGCCCAGAAAGGTGTGGAGTCCGATGTAGTCACATACAATTCAATAATTGATGGCTATTGCCTTCATAATCGCGTGGATGATGCTGCTAAGCTATTCGGCCTGATGCTTGAACGGAATTATGCTGCTAATGTTGTCACTTATAATGCATTGATCAATGGATATTGCAAGTCCAAACAAATCCATAAAGCGTGGCTTCTATATCAAGAAATGCTTGGCAAGGGTTTGATTCCTGATGTGGCGACGCACACTACTCTCATCGGGGGCTTCTGCCTGGTTGGCAATTTTCATGCTGCAGCGCTACTATTTGACAAGATGCATGCTTATGGGCAACCTCCAAACGTCCAAAGTTACGCCACTATGTTAGATGGCTTGTGTAAAGCAAAACAAGTAGACAAGGCAATTGCAGTGTTCCAGCAAATGGAGAATCATCAGTTGGAGCCTAGCATCGTGATTTACAATATCCTCATCAATGGTCTATGCAATGCAGGGAAGCTCGAACCTGCAAGAGAACTCTTCAAAGGTTTGTCTGCAAAAAAGGTGGAACCTGGTGTTGTCACTTTCAACACATTGATTAATGGATTGTGTAATGAAGGTCATATAAGCGAAGCCTTCACATTATTTAATGAGATGGAAGGAAGGGGATGTGTCCCGAATTCAGGCACATACAATGTGTTGGTTAGAGGATTTCTTAGA